The following are encoded together in the Bacteroidota bacterium genome:
- a CDS encoding T9SS type A sorting domain-containing protein, protein MSKFMICVMTLGCAMMFCTGTIRTQQQTAKIRTDEVAPYRGILGDRVLTGSAPVKSPATRSAASATSVTINVPGDQPTIQAAIDAASNGDLIKVFPGTYNIDEANGRDPVTGGAGGNDFNIFVNKSVTIQGVTAGGAPITSYSSVAAFVSAKRNLPTFGADAIFVAADNVTITGLDVTGWAVDNNKTIEVVGDNCIIKYCKLHGLDATAALYVDDNHYNSGTNTSHLVAYRFEGNLLEGGGPDADGIRFSSGAGWSGPVSGRVITGNTFTNYVDGIAFVGPGVDPWDAYPVGAATITGNTFSAADRRHVIAWGTYAAALGYQNPDWRAIAANNTFDKAAIAWAPGVDARSWDSPPFTNIKGIYSAIQRYAINKAVAGDTVQVLAGTYEEQLELTSQLTLRGASSTSTIVKSPVTLVKFFATSANNYPILYVHDANGVSIKSLRVDGAGRGNGNYRFIGVAYYNAGGTIDGCDIKDIRETPINGDQHGVSIYANVTTATLRTLNVSNNTISGFQKNGMALNGTNLTANVSGNTVTGAGAINFNAQNGIQIGFGATGSITGNTVSAVAYTPNTDVACGLLLYQPSGTISATNNIINESTVGIYYIDVGGSITGNTVAATVAGVGTSAFWGIVADPGGKPRVNPQPFDQEPAPIKGQVRATSSLTTTTTTTISQNSVTGQGTGSTGLELDALGTTTLNVTATQNMVTGWGYGVYFYKDAGATLSATVNSNSLGGNTYAAYNSTGVQQDASANWWGSATESTILGLMSGSLDYTPWLNAGTDTQPVTSGFQGDFSYLNVSAASPQTGATGRIQEGVNLVSGSTVSVAAGTYNEAVAANKTVTLNGVRAGVDARGRTGSESIVVAQTGGPSNSAFSISANNVTIDGFTIQGAGTAGAQTWGINAAAGTPTSGVHITNNRFQNLYEGAHVQGPDANVSSNMTIDKNAFFDDPGDLFAKDAGIWMASAPSNNLTITNNSFSGHDLGDGGDYAAVNIDKCTNLTITNNTSHNDGSFLVLVNDVTVNVSGNSSSSSGPSGFHQSSCIFLALGNNGVTIQNNSLDAGYRGVRLASFFGTGINQNIQVLNNTITNMVDAGILVPVGTISDQLVAHGNQISGNAIGVQNDNTSPSTTVNATNNYWGSIFGPSDPTGTIEVPTSPAPSVATVKNTIPPGNLGNGASENVNYFPWIGQSNHGAHGGGISAGAYGSPTSNSVFAGVDPAALDGVDSRDTVAPPPPPTNYVYLYFPLDPGNPLPNYSVDVKKDEASLAAAAKAWNLKALSDLTTHVITMELPVDPALPSGFKPTLYDLSTTNYVNLRSTPFYVFTTPASVIPTDFRLLIGDSTKPNVAVTAPNGGEFLVVGTPYNITWTSSDGTGVLRHYIYYSLTGGAPYTLIDSTNGNVFSKLWTPPSAASVASIKVIARDSVLNEQTDVSDHSFTILATNSISFSALAGWNLVSPAMQQGTMTPAAVFGDDYGATPFFTFQYSPLSGYSIPSTLNMGQGYWLGSNSAQVIDAVGTPVSSASLGLAAGFNIVGNPFPVAEPKDSLKFTDGFLVKTMAQAATAGWLSNVLYGYSGTSYFVENSAMAVWNGYWIPMLLSGKTIQYTPAVGVPTPKVDVIAEAATPVHWSVDLAASMTVNGDRFGDRIASFGVREDAGDAFNPVYDAPRPPRAPSKDFVEVSFPARGEGYPAGFDSYARDYRTPGKAAWTFVVRSSAEGTVTLTWDRNSISGLAADVRIELFDGAGHAGIDMKKVGSYTYAQQGTTHEFSVNSSRQAVPQKFDLTQNFPNPFNPTTKISYALPGDARVQVAVYDFLGEKVAELVNQTLSAGYHEVVFDASRLASGMYFYRITATSANGVLFTGSKKMMLIK, encoded by the coding sequence ATGAGTAAGTTCATGATTTGCGTGATGACGCTCGGCTGCGCCATGATGTTCTGCACCGGCACAATCCGGACGCAACAACAAACAGCAAAGATCCGGACCGATGAGGTGGCTCCGTACAGAGGAATCCTCGGTGATCGCGTCTTAACAGGAAGCGCTCCGGTGAAAAGTCCCGCTACACGATCCGCCGCATCCGCAACCTCCGTCACGATTAACGTACCGGGCGACCAACCGACCATCCAGGCCGCGATCGACGCCGCGAGCAACGGCGACCTGATCAAAGTGTTTCCGGGAACATACAATATAGACGAGGCAAACGGCCGCGATCCGGTGACGGGCGGCGCGGGAGGCAACGACTTTAATATTTTCGTCAACAAATCGGTCACGATTCAGGGTGTGACTGCGGGCGGGGCGCCCATCACCAGCTACTCCAGCGTCGCGGCCTTCGTCTCGGCAAAGCGAAATCTTCCGACTTTCGGCGCCGACGCCATTTTTGTCGCAGCCGACAATGTCACGATCACAGGCCTGGACGTCACGGGATGGGCGGTCGACAACAACAAGACCATCGAGGTCGTCGGAGATAATTGCATCATCAAGTATTGCAAGCTGCACGGACTCGACGCGACGGCGGCTCTCTACGTCGACGATAATCATTACAATTCCGGGACGAACACATCGCATCTTGTCGCCTATCGCTTCGAAGGGAACCTTCTCGAGGGGGGCGGACCGGATGCCGACGGGATACGCTTCTCGAGCGGCGCCGGCTGGAGCGGGCCCGTCAGCGGACGCGTGATTACCGGCAATACCTTTACGAACTATGTGGACGGCATCGCATTTGTCGGACCGGGGGTCGATCCATGGGATGCGTACCCGGTCGGAGCGGCCACGATTACCGGCAACACATTCAGCGCTGCGGACCGCAGGCACGTGATCGCCTGGGGAACGTATGCCGCCGCGCTCGGGTATCAAAATCCGGATTGGCGGGCGATCGCCGCGAACAATACGTTCGACAAGGCGGCAATCGCGTGGGCTCCGGGAGTCGACGCACGCAGCTGGGATTCTCCCCCCTTCACCAATATCAAGGGAATCTACAGCGCGATTCAACGGTATGCGATCAACAAGGCGGTTGCGGGCGACACCGTGCAGGTGCTTGCGGGGACGTACGAGGAACAACTCGAACTCACTTCACAATTGACGCTTCGGGGCGCCTCCTCGACCTCGACAATCGTCAAATCACCCGTGACTCTCGTCAAGTTCTTCGCGACGAGCGCCAACAACTATCCGATCCTCTATGTCCACGACGCGAACGGCGTCTCGATAAAGAGCCTCAGAGTGGACGGAGCGGGGCGTGGAAACGGCAATTACCGGTTTATCGGCGTGGCGTACTATAATGCGGGTGGAACCATCGACGGTTGCGATATCAAGGATATCCGCGAAACTCCGATCAACGGCGATCAGCACGGTGTCTCCATATATGCCAACGTGACCACCGCCACGCTCCGCACGCTCAATGTCAGCAACAACACGATCAGCGGTTTCCAGAAGAACGGCATGGCTCTGAACGGCACCAATCTGACGGCGAACGTTTCGGGGAACACCGTCACCGGAGCTGGGGCGATCAACTTCAACGCCCAGAATGGGATTCAGATCGGATTCGGTGCAACGGGCTCAATCACCGGGAACACGGTGAGCGCAGTTGCCTACACACCCAACACGGATGTCGCATGCGGCCTGCTGCTGTACCAACCTTCCGGTACAATCTCTGCGACAAACAACATCATCAATGAATCGACGGTCGGGATCTACTACATCGATGTCGGCGGGTCGATCACCGGAAATACCGTTGCGGCGACGGTTGCCGGTGTGGGAACTTCCGCCTTCTGGGGCATCGTTGCCGACCCGGGGGGAAAACCTCGAGTGAACCCGCAGCCGTTCGACCAGGAGCCCGCCCCGATAAAGGGTCAGGTTCGCGCTACTTCGAGCCTTACGACGACGACCACAACGACGATCTCTCAGAATTCGGTAACCGGCCAGGGTACCGGGAGCACCGGTTTGGAACTTGACGCGCTCGGCACGACGACCCTGAACGTGACTGCGACGCAGAACATGGTGACGGGCTGGGGATACGGCGTCTACTTCTATAAGGACGCGGGAGCGACCCTGAGTGCGACGGTCAACTCCAATAGTCTCGGCGGGAATACGTACGCCGCATACAACTCGACCGGCGTTCAGCAGGATGCTTCGGCAAATTGGTGGGGAAGCGCGACGGAGAGCACCATCCTCGGACTCATGTCCGGAAGTCTCGATTACACCCCGTGGCTCAACGCGGGCACCGACACCCAACCGGTCACCTCCGGGTTCCAGGGCGATTTTTCATACCTCAACGTGAGTGCGGCGAGCCCGCAAACCGGAGCGACCGGCCGCATCCAGGAGGGTGTCAACCTCGTTTCCGGCAGTACGGTGAGCGTCGCCGCAGGGACGTACAATGAGGCGGTCGCAGCCAACAAAACCGTGACCCTGAACGGTGTTCGGGCCGGCGTCGATGCACGCGGGAGAACGGGATCTGAATCGATCGTCGTTGCACAGACCGGCGGTCCCTCCAACTCGGCCTTCTCTATCAGTGCGAATAACGTGACGATTGACGGCTTCACGATCCAGGGGGCCGGGACGGCAGGCGCCCAAACCTGGGGTATCAACGCCGCTGCCGGGACACCCACCTCCGGGGTCCACATCACGAACAACAGATTCCAGAACCTCTACGAAGGCGCACACGTCCAGGGGCCGGATGCAAACGTGTCGAGCAACATGACCATTGACAAGAACGCCTTCTTTGACGATCCGGGCGACCTCTTTGCAAAGGATGCAGGTATCTGGATGGCATCGGCACCGAGCAACAATCTCACCATCACGAACAATAGCTTCTCGGGGCATGACCTTGGAGACGGAGGCGATTATGCCGCAGTCAACATCGACAAGTGCACGAACCTGACGATCACAAACAACACGAGCCATAACGACGGCAGCTTCCTCGTCCTGGTCAATGATGTGACCGTGAACGTCAGCGGGAACAGCTCCAGCAGCTCGGGTCCGTCCGGCTTCCACCAGAGCTCCTGTATCTTCCTTGCACTCGGCAACAACGGCGTCACCATCCAGAACAACAGCCTTGACGCAGGGTACAGGGGGGTTCGCCTCGCGAGCTTCTTCGGCACCGGGATAAACCAGAACATCCAGGTACTGAACAATACGATTACGAACATGGTGGATGCCGGGATCCTCGTGCCTGTAGGCACGATCTCCGACCAGCTTGTCGCGCACGGCAACCAAATTTCGGGGAATGCGATCGGCGTCCAGAACGACAACACCTCCCCTAGCACCACGGTAAATGCGACGAATAACTACTGGGGCAGCATCTTCGGTCCGAGCGATCCCACCGGGACGATTGAAGTCCCAACCTCGCCTGCACCATCGGTCGCGACGGTGAAAAACACCATCCCGCCCGGCAATCTGGGTAATGGCGCGAGCGAAAACGTGAACTATTTCCCCTGGATCGGTCAAAGCAACCATGGCGCTCATGGTGGAGGAATTTCGGCCGGAGCATACGGAAGCCCGACCTCGAATTCCGTCTTCGCAGGCGTGGATCCGGCTGCCCTTGACGGTGTCGATTCGCGTGACACGGTGGCCCCTCCGCCTCCACCGACCAACTATGTCTACCTTTACTTCCCGCTCGATCCGGGAAATCCACTGCCGAACTACTCGGTCGATGTCAAGAAGGATGAGGCAAGTCTCGCCGCGGCGGCAAAAGCGTGGAATCTGAAGGCACTTTCGGATCTGACAACACATGTGATCACGATGGAGCTGCCCGTTGATCCTGCGCTTCCCAGCGGGTTCAAGCCGACGCTGTATGATCTATCGACCACCAACTACGTGAACCTGAGATCGACGCCGTTCTATGTGTTCACGACACCGGCATCAGTCATACCGACCGATTTCCGCCTCCTGATCGGCGACAGCACAAAACCGAATGTGGCTGTTACGGCGCCGAACGGCGGGGAATTCCTCGTCGTGGGGACGCCCTATAACATCACCTGGACGTCATCGGACGGAACCGGGGTTCTGCGGCACTATATCTATTATTCACTCACCGGCGGGGCCCCGTACACGCTGATCGATTCGACGAACGGGAATGTCTTCTCAAAACTGTGGACGCCTCCGTCGGCGGCGAGCGTGGCGAGCATCAAAGTTATCGCGCGCGACTCCGTTCTGAATGAACAGACGGATGTCAGCGACCATTCGTTTACGATCCTCGCGACCAACAGCATCTCCTTCAGCGCGCTGGCAGGATGGAACCTCGTCAGCCCCGCCATGCAGCAGGGAACGATGACTCCGGCCGCGGTATTCGGAGACGACTACGGCGCGACGCCCTTCTTCACGTTCCAGTACAGCCCGCTCTCGGGTTATTCAATCCCCTCGACGCTGAACATGGGACAGGGATACTGGCTCGGATCCAACAGCGCGCAGGTGATCGACGCGGTCGGGACTCCGGTGAGTTCCGCCAGTCTCGGACTTGCGGCGGGATTCAACATTGTGGGCAATCCCTTCCCCGTCGCGGAACCGAAGGACAGCTTGAAGTTCACCGACGGATTCCTGGTGAAAACAATGGCGCAGGCGGCAACGGCGGGATGGCTCTCGAACGTCCTCTACGGCTACAGCGGGACGAGCTATTTCGTGGAGAATTCGGCGATGGCGGTATGGAACGGCTACTGGATTCCCATGCTTCTGAGCGGGAAAACAATCCAGTACACACCGGCCGTCGGCGTGCCGACGCCGAAAGTAGACGTGATTGCCGAAGCGGCGACCCCTGTCCACTGGAGCGTCGATCTCGCCGCCTCGATGACCGTCAACGGCGATCGTTTCGGCGACAGGATCGCCTCCTTCGGAGTCCGCGAGGATGCAGGTGATGCGTTCAACCCGGTGTACGATGCCCCCCGGCCGCCGAGGGCGCCTTCGAAGGACTTCGTCGAGGTGAGCTTCCCGGCCCGCGGAGAGGGATATCCGGCAGGATTCGATTCCTACGCGCGCGATTACCGCACTCCGGGCAAAGCGGCCTGGACGTTTGTGGTGAGGAGCTCCGCCGAAGGGACAGTTACCCTGACGTGGGATCGCAATTCCATCTCCGGACTTGCAGCGGACGTGCGGATCGAACTGTTCGACGGGGCAGGCCATGCAGGAATCGACATGAAGAAGGTCGGTTCGTACACGTACGCGCAACAGGGGACAACGCACGAATTCTCGGTGAACAGTTCACGACAGGCCGTTCCACAGAAGTTCGACCTGACACAGAACTTCCCGAACCCGTTCAACCCCACCACCAAGATCAGTTATGCGCTGCCGGGCGATGCAAGGGTGCAGGTCGCAGTGTACGACTTTCTTGGAGAGAAGGTGGCAGAATTGGTGAACCAGACTCTTTCCGCCGGATATCATGAGGTGGTGTTCGACGCGTCCCGGCTTGCAAGCGGAATGTATTTCTACCGGATCACGGCCACCTCGGCCAATGGCGTACTCTTCACCGGCAGCAAGAAGATGATGTTGATCAAGTAA
- a CDS encoding arsenate reductase ArsC — protein sequence MKILILCTGNSIRSQMAEGFLKSFDPALEVESAGTAPARQVHPLAVRVMNEEGIDISRARPKSVEVFLDEPFDYVITVCDHARETCPLFTGHVAHRLHLGFDDPMASGGTGEHILAEFRRVRDEIKDAFQQFYRNSIAAGPSRR from the coding sequence GTGAAGATCCTGATCCTCTGCACCGGAAACTCCATCCGCAGCCAGATGGCGGAGGGATTTCTCAAATCGTTCGACCCCGCCCTCGAAGTCGAGTCGGCGGGCACTGCTCCGGCCCGGCAGGTCCACCCGCTTGCCGTCAGAGTGATGAACGAGGAGGGGATCGACATCAGTCGCGCCCGCCCGAAGAGCGTCGAGGTGTTCCTGGACGAGCCGTTCGACTATGTCATCACGGTTTGCGACCACGCGAGGGAAACCTGCCCTCTTTTCACCGGCCATGTGGCGCACCGGCTTCACCTCGGGTTTGACGATCCTATGGCATCGGGAGGGACCGGGGAGCACATTCTTGCGGAATTCCGGCGTGTCCGGGATGAAATCAAGGATGCCTTCCAACAGTTCTACAGGAACTCAATCGCCGCTGGTCCCTCACGCCGATGA
- the arsM gene encoding arsenite methyltransferase, with protein MNTSTEIKDAVKQKYAEIARGEQAQGDAATSCCGSGGCEPEGLVNMALKYGDAARAAIPEGADLGLGCGTPTAFASFKQGMTVLDLGSGAGIDCFVASSYVGSTGKVIGVDMTEAMIRRANENKAKVNATNVEFRLGEIESLPVENESVDRVISNCVINLVPDKAAAFKEIHRVMKSGGRFTISDIVIDGAISDAERHDAALWAGCISGALGRREYLEIIRRTGFRDVEVASEKKYDYTLSSGAGMFSITVSGTK; from the coding sequence ATGAATACAAGCACAGAAATCAAGGATGCGGTCAAGCAGAAGTACGCGGAGATCGCCCGCGGGGAACAGGCGCAGGGAGACGCGGCAACCTCCTGCTGCGGAAGCGGCGGCTGCGAACCGGAGGGGCTTGTGAACATGGCTCTGAAGTATGGCGATGCGGCACGGGCGGCGATACCCGAAGGGGCGGACCTGGGTCTCGGCTGCGGGACTCCGACCGCGTTTGCATCCTTCAAGCAGGGAATGACGGTGCTGGACCTCGGCTCGGGCGCCGGGATCGACTGCTTCGTCGCCTCGAGCTATGTGGGATCGACGGGCAAGGTGATCGGGGTCGACATGACCGAGGCGATGATCCGCCGCGCGAACGAGAACAAGGCGAAAGTGAATGCGACGAATGTCGAGTTCAGGCTAGGAGAGATCGAGTCGCTCCCGGTCGAAAACGAGAGCGTGGACAGAGTCATCAGTAATTGCGTCATTAATCTCGTGCCAGACAAAGCGGCCGCGTTCAAAGAAATTCATCGCGTGATGAAAAGCGGCGGGAGGTTTACCATCTCCGACATTGTCATCGACGGAGCGATCTCCGATGCCGAGAGGCACGATGCGGCCTTATGGGCCGGATGCATCAGCGGAGCGCTCGGGCGCAGGGAGTATCTTGAAATTATCCGGCGGACCGGTTTCCGGGACGTGGAAGTGGCTTCGGAGAAGAAATACGACTACACGCTCTCAAGCGGCGCCGGGATGTTTTCCATCACGGTCTCGGGGACGAAGTAG
- a CDS encoding metalloregulator ArsR/SmtB family transcription factor, which produces MNDTLTSIKAVSEEIRVRLLLLLMDREACVCELMSVYQMAQSKLSHHLITLRDAGLLQDEKRGKWNYYRVNTRSLTSPNRELLSSLSRWFIDEEILGRDRRTLDKVKEQMGICC; this is translated from the coding sequence ATGAACGACACCCTTACATCGATCAAAGCCGTCTCCGAGGAAATTCGGGTCCGATTGCTGCTGTTGCTGATGGACCGGGAAGCGTGCGTTTGCGAATTGATGTCCGTCTATCAGATGGCCCAATCGAAGCTCTCCCACCATCTGATCACGCTGAGGGACGCAGGGCTTTTGCAGGATGAGAAACGGGGCAAGTGGAACTACTACCGCGTGAACACGAGATCGCTCACCTCCCCGAACAGGGAATTGCTCTCCTCCCTCTCGCGGTGGTTCATCGATGAAGAAATTCTCGGGCGCGACCGGCGAACGCTCGACAAAGTCAAAGAACAGATGGGAATCTGCTGTTAA
- a CDS encoding carboxypeptidase regulatory-like domain-containing protein: MRLKPGIPTFIAASFWLFSGCGGEKPAPPRPAAAPQEQVQTPASVSCKILLEGTPPKMESVKMNADRKCITMHKEPVYFQNVLTNGKGMLRNAFVYVKEGLGSQTYPVPKEPVTIDQEGCMYHPHVMGIRVGQPLQVVNLDPVLHNIHALPKVNAGFNFAQPREGMKKEEVFSQPEIMVRVKCDVHSWMSAYVGVLDHPFFAVSDSNGACTLKNLPPGQYTLAAWHETFGTLEQKIVVAAGESKNVTFQFAAK, from the coding sequence ATGCGCTTGAAACCCGGAATACCCACGTTCATCGCGGCATCTTTCTGGCTTTTCTCCGGTTGCGGGGGAGAAAAGCCCGCGCCGCCGAGACCGGCGGCCGCACCGCAGGAACAGGTTCAGACGCCCGCATCCGTCTCCTGCAAGATACTCCTCGAGGGTACTCCCCCGAAGATGGAGAGCGTCAAAATGAATGCCGACAGAAAGTGCATCACGATGCACAAGGAGCCTGTCTATTTCCAGAATGTGCTGACAAACGGGAAAGGGATGCTCCGAAACGCCTTTGTGTATGTGAAAGAGGGGCTGGGTTCTCAAACCTACCCGGTGCCGAAGGAGCCCGTCACGATCGACCAGGAGGGATGCATGTATCATCCGCACGTCATGGGAATCCGGGTGGGTCAGCCTTTGCAGGTTGTAAATCTGGACCCGGTCCTGCATAATATCCACGCGCTTCCGAAGGTCAACGCTGGATTCAATTTCGCGCAACCGCGCGAAGGAATGAAAAAGGAGGAGGTTTTTTCCCAACCGGAGATCATGGTGAGAGTGAAATGCGATGTCCATTCGTGGATGAGCGCATATGTTGGGGTCCTTGACCACCCTTTTTTCGCCGTTTCCGACTCAAACGGAGCGTGTACGCTGAAAAACCTCCCCCCGGGGCAATATACCCTGGCGGCGTGGCATGAAACGTTCGGAACGCTGGAACAGAAAATAGTTGTTGCCGCCGGTGAATCGAAGAATGTAACATTTCAGTTTGCGGCAAAGTAA
- a CDS encoding DUF883 domain-containing protein, whose protein sequence is MMRSQEHTHTPVLEEASDHVGQHFRETADHLRETVARARQELQEGLENIEKKFTEARDTVVHKTKQVARTTDRYVNKNPWKAVGISAGVAFLAGIIIARRRPH, encoded by the coding sequence ATGATGAGATCGCAGGAACACACCCACACGCCTGTCCTTGAAGAGGCCTCGGACCATGTCGGTCAGCATTTCCGCGAAACTGCGGATCATTTGCGTGAGACCGTGGCTCGAGCCCGTCAGGAGCTGCAGGAAGGCCTCGAGAACATCGAGAAAAAGTTCACCGAGGCGCGCGATACCGTCGTCCATAAGACGAAACAGGTTGCGCGCACAACTGACAGGTATGTCAACAAGAACCCCTGGAAAGCCGTAGGGATATCCGCCGGTGTGGCGTTTCTGGCAGGTATCATAATCGCCCGGCGGCGACCCCACTAA